The following proteins are encoded in a genomic region of Dasypus novemcinctus isolate mDasNov1 chromosome 21, mDasNov1.1.hap2, whole genome shotgun sequence:
- the ATPAF2 gene encoding ATP synthase mitochondrial F1 complex assembly factor 2 isoform X2, translating into MHLTTLCNTALDNPTQRDKDQLIRAAVKFLDTDTICYRVEEPETLVELQKNEWDPVIEWAKKRSRSGATSSGPMTMSCRSCGPARPPAPSLSTSAPRAPQSSTSCCGSDRGRAAHARRDRATQPRLPDPTPPAPAWLGLCPEPALGAGGCLEAVPVPPRHPSPGLQGEPWSRGFVLTFVLVNLYAWVGPALLGPRGPSRSPQGETASLTCSGHADTLPSAALGWEPPAAGNHPVGRQLCAFSSPPLEAFPLLVFTK; encoded by the exons ATGCACCTG ACCACGTTGTGCAACACCGCTCTGGACAACCCAACCCAGCGGGACAAGGACCAGCTGATCAGGGCGGCTGTGAAGTTTCTGGACACCGACACCATCTG CTACAGGGTGGAAGAGCCAGAGACGCTGGTGGAACTTCAAAAGAACGAGTGGGATCCAGTCATCGAGTGGGCCAAGAAGAG ATCCAGAAGTGGGGCAACATCGAGTGGGCCCATGACTATGAGCTGCAGGAGCTGCGGGCCCGCACGGCCGCCGGCACCCTCTTTGTCCACCTCTGCTCCGAGAGCACCACAGTCAAGCACAAGCTGCTGCGGGAGTGACCGAGGCCGGGCGGCGCACGCCAGGCGGGACAGGGCCACGCAGCCAAGGCTCCCGGATCCGACTCCCCCAGCGCCTGCGTGGCTTGGCCTCTGCCCTGAGCCTGCCTTGGGTGCCGGGGGCTGTCTCGAAGCCGTTCCCGTTCCACCAAGGCACCCGAGCCCCGGCCTGCAGGGAGAGCCGTGGTCAAGGGGCTTTGTCTTGACCTTCGTACTCGTAAACCTGTACGCCTGGGTGGGGCCAGCCCTGCTTGGCCCCCGGGGCCCGTCTAGGTCTCCCCAAGGTGAGACAGCTTCCCTCACGTGCAGTGGACACGCCGATACTCTGCCATCTGCCGCCCTTGGCTGGGAACCACCCGCTGCGGGCAACCACCCCGTAGGCCGACAGCTCTGCGCGTTCTCCAGCCCTCCGCTGGAGGCGTTTCCTCTCCTGGTTTTCACCAAGTGA
- the ATPAF2 gene encoding ATP synthase mitochondrial F1 complex assembly factor 2 isoform X1 has protein sequence MWRSCLRLKDWGHCLRNQPPGGLAASVGPWPTRLSPARAYVPPTERKRFYQNVSITQGEGGFEINLDHRKLKTPQAKLFTVPSEALAIAVATEWDSQKDTIKLYTMHLTTLCNTALDNPTQRDKDQLIRAAVKFLDTDTICYRVEEPETLVELQKNEWDPVIEWAKKRFGIEVGSSTSIMGPSLPARTRKVLTSHLASYNTWALHGIEFLVTQLKSMLLALGLLDLHLTVEQAVLLSRLEEEYQIQKWGNIEWAHDYELQELRARTAAGTLFVHLCSESTTVKHKLLRE, from the exons ATGTGGCGGAGCTGCCTCCGGCTGAAGGACTGGGGGCACTGCCTCCGGAACCAGCCCCCTGGTGGCCTCGCCGCCTCCGTGGGGCCGTGGCCAACCCGCCTGTCCCCTGCCCGGGCCTACGTCCCCCCGACAG AAAGGAAGAGGTTTTATCAGAATGTCAGCATCACCCAGGGTGAAG GTGGCTTTGAGATAAACCTCGACCACAGGAAGCTGAAGACTCCCCAAGCCAAGCTCTTCACTGTCCCCAGCGAGGCCCTGGCGATTGCAGTGGCCACTGAATGGGACTCCCAGAAGGACACCATCAAGCTCTACACCATGCACCTG ACCACGTTGTGCAACACCGCTCTGGACAACCCAACCCAGCGGGACAAGGACCAGCTGATCAGGGCGGCTGTGAAGTTTCTGGACACCGACACCATCTG CTACAGGGTGGAAGAGCCAGAGACGCTGGTGGAACTTCAAAAGAACGAGTGGGATCCAGTCATCGAGTGGGCCAAGAAGAG ATTCGGCATCGAGGTCGGCTCCTCCACCAGCATAATGGGACCCAGCCTCCCAGCCAGGACGCGGAAAGTGCTCACCAGCCACCTGGCATCTTACAACACGTGGGCCCTGCATG GGATTGAGTTTTTGGTGACCCAGCTCAAGTCCATGCTGCTGGCCTTGGGCCTGCTGGACCTGCACCTGACGGTGGAGCAGGCCGTGCTGCTGTCGCGCCTAGAGGAGGAGTACCAG ATCCAGAAGTGGGGCAACATCGAGTGGGCCCATGACTATGAGCTGCAGGAGCTGCGGGCCCGCACGGCCGCCGGCACCCTCTTTGTCCACCTCTGCTCCGAGAGCACCACAGTCAAGCACAAGCTGCTGCGGGAGTGA